Proteins from a single region of Chelonoidis abingdonii isolate Lonesome George unplaced genomic scaffold, CheloAbing_2.0 scaffold0003, whole genome shotgun sequence:
- the IL4R gene encoding interleukin-4 receptor subunit alpha, which yields MMADSVKAAVLALWTLFFSRATYHIMATGSIQMFDCFTDYARELTCHWEVAPQTNCSKEFRLYYKKEYFSTVYNACIPENRKGSSMNSISNCICIILSEYFTTGLTYHLALQANGTVLWKDTVIPAHIVKPRPPKNLTIEKSENDNFYVLKWIESYSTGDMLYGEEVNYEVKYWNKQNPEEKFVKQLPYQTTHFEILATQLKRGYDYLVSVRRNYTGIYSTKWSDWSNAVEFHSDFGVTLEDSLQKIVLISCMLIPALILICYFSFAIVKREWWDQIPNPAKSHLVVKNVKAAEISVWRKMLSTDEIKAPFHDVKQTHMEHQLSCKNCLAKYAQGQILKGKDNVKSGEKPNSCLNKCGEWFPEEYEAVLIPEITLVEDSLEVCEYSTNTETESHEDNLGQIVLCSPGESSANSFIEHTQHNDVLADMFIKLLECRTSIRDTEVPDFIIEEHKIFENGESENSSQQTPKENVVQDQQSCDTSHTCSFPSTASQDDYNCRAASTKSVRSEESFESGYQSSNTDTASPQAKNPPDVLHQSHFLCSSETQHDLLVLIKKSPNAPSSEIIKDGINSPAYKSFDSLLSQSTESCSTAYKSFYSLLSQSTESCSTAYKSFFSLLSQSTVSNSLTQCLENPSSSLSLEFPENQILPCREEQIHRPHSDQSCYTDHKGDCTETAFQITCSEDIEFPWFSSHAHDKLSFFLPEKEIHKQITCQNLPEKAAAISSPSVSNPSSYQPFDIALKHHNTHCDNNSEAISESPYKPFINLLNNNLRETLPAIICESDLQIDLSDFL from the exons ATGATGGCTGACAGCGTGAAGGCTGCAGTGCTTGCCTTGTGGACCCTTTTCTTTTCACGTGCAACATATCACA TTATGGCAACAGGGAGCATACAGATGTTTGACTGCTTCACTGACTATGCCAGGGAGCTGACTTGTCACTGGGAAGTGGCTCCACAAACAAACTGCTCCAAGGAATTCCGCCTCTATTACAAGAAGGAATATTTCTCAACAGT aTATAATGCATGCATCCCTGAGAATAGAAAAGGCAGCAGCATGAATTCCATTTCCAACTGCATTTGCATAATTCTGTCCGAATATTTCACAACAGGCCTCACATATCATTTAGCACTACAGGCCAATGGGACGGTGCTGTGGAAGGACACTGTAATACCAGCACACATTG TTAAACCAAGGcccccaaaaaatcttaccattgAGAAGAGTGAAAATGATAACTTCTACGTCTTGAAGTGGATCGAGAGCTACAGCACAGGGGACATGCTCTATGGAGAGGAAGTAAACTATGAAGTCAAATACTGGAACAAGCAGAATCCAGAAGAG AAGTTTGTAAAACAGCTTCCCTACCAAACGACACACTTCGAAATTCTTGCAACACAGTTGAAGCGAGGGTATGACTACCTTGTAAGCGTACGGCGTAATTATACAGGCATCTATTCCACCAAATGGAGTGACTGGAGCAATGCAGTTGAATTTCACAGTG ATTTTGGAGTAACTTTAGAAGATAGTCTGCAGAAGATTGTTCTCATATCCTGCATGTTGATCCCGGCTCTGATCTTAATCTGTTACTTCAGCTTTGCCAT AGTTAAGAGAGAATGGTGGGATCAAATCCCAAATCCAGCCAAGAGCCATCTGGTTGTAAAGAATGTCAAGGCAGCTGAG ATTTCAGTCTGGAGGAAAATGCTGTCCACTGATGAAATTAAGGCACCTTTCCATGATGTGAAACAGACTCACATGGAACACCAACT AAGCTGTAAGAACTGTCTTGCAAAATATGCTCAAGGCCAAATCTTGAAGGGGAAAGATAACGTCAAAAGTGGTGAGAAACCCAACAGTTGCCTGAATAAATGTGGAGAGTGGTTCCCAGAAGAGTATGAGGCTGTTCTAATTCCAGAGATCACTTTGGTTGAAGATTCTCTTGAAGTCTGTGAGTATTCAACAAACACTGAAACTGAGAGCCATGAGGACAACCTGGGTCAGATCGTCTTGTGCTCACCTGGTGAGAGCAGTGCTAATAGCTTTATCGAACACACTCAACACAATGATGTACTTGCAGACATGTTTATTAAGCTACTAGAATGTCGAACCAGTATTCGTGACACTGAAGTTCCAGACTTCATCATAGAAGAGCATAAAATCTTTGAGAACGGTGAATCAGAAAATTCATCACAGCAAACACCAAAAGAAAATGTAGTCCAGGATCAACAGTCATGTGATACTTCACACACTTGCTCCTTTCCCAGTACAGCCTCTCAGGATGACTACAACTGTAGGGCAGCTAGCACAAAGTCAGTGAGATCAGAAGAATCGTTTGAATCTGGTTATCAAAGTTCTAACACAGATACTGCTTCTCCCCAGGCAAAGAATCCTCCAGACGTCTTGCATCAAAGCCACTTTCTTTGCAGTTCTGAAACTCAGCATGACTTGTTGGTCTTGATTAAAAAATCACCAAATGCTCCTTCCTCTGAGATAATCAAAGATGGAATAAATAGTCCAGCATATAAGAGCTTTGACAGCCTCCTGTCTCAGTCCACGGAGTCTTGTAGCACAGCATATAAGAGCTTTTACAGCCTCCTGTCTCAGTCCACGGAGTCTTGTAGCACAGCATATAAGAGCTTTTTCAGCCTCCTGTCTCAGTCCACAGTTAGCAATAGCCTGACACAGTGTTTGGAAAACCCAAGTTCTTCACTGTCCTTAGAGTTTCCAGAGAATCAAATACTTCCCTGCAGAGAAGAACAAATCCATCGACCCCACAGTGATCAAAGTTGTTATACTGACCACAAGGGTGACTGCACTGAGACTGCTTTTCAAATCACCTGTTCAGAAGACATAGAGTTTCCATGGTTTTCCTCCCATGCTCATGACAAACTTTCATTTTTCCTGCCAGAGAAAGAAATACACAAGCAAATAACATGTCAAAATCTTCCAGAAAAAGCAGCTGCAATTTCCAGCCCCTCTGTTTCTAATCCATCTAGTTACCAGCCTTTTGATATTGCTCTTAAACACCATAATACACACTGTGACAATAACAGTGAGGCTATTTCTGAGTCGCCTTATAAACCCTTTATCAACCTTTTAAACAACAACCTCAGAGAAACACTTCCAGCTATCATCTGTGAATCTGACCTGCAGATAGACTTGTCAGACTTTCTATAG